A section of the Elizabethkingia anophelis R26 genome encodes:
- a CDS encoding glycoside hydrolase family 18 protein, translated as MNNNFTISFRKIVFFLFLAFSFNITFGQQKQYKVVAYISSDSTSLMQYDLKKVTHLIYGFAHLDNEGKLSINKKKDTVMLRTFAELKKKHPKLKTMIALGGWTGCFTCSATFSDKNKRIEFAKSTKAFIDYFKLDGIDLDWEYPAIKGPPEHLYQDQDKPNFTDLVIQLRKQLGKTKLITFAAGGFGDFFEKSIEWQKVNPYLDFVNLMSYDLVHGYSTETGHQSALYSNRSQDESIDRAVNFFRKYKFPLSKVVVGVPFYTRYFQVEDTSDNGLFKAAKFVSGKDYKNNKDTMESDGFVAYWDSTASVPYWFNAEKKLFATGDNKKSIKIKTDYIKKQRLGGIMFWELASDAPKDGLLDTIQF; from the coding sequence ATGAATAACAACTTTACAATTTCTTTTCGGAAAATAGTCTTTTTCCTGTTTCTTGCATTCAGTTTTAATATAACTTTTGGGCAGCAAAAACAATATAAGGTTGTGGCTTATATTTCTTCGGATAGTACTTCCTTAATGCAGTATGACCTGAAGAAAGTAACCCATCTTATTTACGGATTTGCCCATTTGGATAATGAAGGGAAACTAAGCATTAACAAGAAAAAGGACACTGTGATGTTAAGAACCTTTGCCGAATTAAAGAAAAAACATCCCAAACTAAAAACAATGATTGCTTTAGGAGGTTGGACAGGCTGTTTTACCTGTTCTGCAACATTCTCGGATAAAAACAAAAGAATAGAATTCGCAAAATCTACAAAAGCTTTTATAGATTATTTCAAATTAGACGGTATAGATCTGGATTGGGAATATCCTGCGATAAAAGGACCTCCAGAACATTTATACCAGGATCAGGATAAACCAAACTTTACAGACCTTGTAATACAGTTGCGTAAACAATTAGGGAAAACAAAGCTTATTACATTTGCAGCCGGAGGATTCGGTGATTTCTTTGAGAAATCTATTGAATGGCAGAAAGTTAATCCATATTTGGATTTCGTGAATCTTATGAGCTACGATCTTGTGCATGGCTACTCTACTGAAACAGGGCATCAGTCTGCATTATATTCTAACAGATCTCAGGACGAGTCTATAGACAGAGCTGTAAATTTTTTCAGAAAGTATAAATTTCCTTTAAGTAAAGTTGTCGTTGGTGTACCTTTCTATACCCGTTATTTTCAGGTTGAAGATACCAGTGATAATGGCTTGTTTAAAGCGGCTAAGTTTGTAAGTGGAAAAGATTATAAAAACAATAAAGATACTATGGAATCCGATGGTTTTGTGGCTTATTGGGATTCGACAGCATCAGTGCCTTACTGGTTCAATGCAGAGAAAAAGCTTTTTGCTACCGGTGATAACAAAAAATCGATTAAGATAAAAACTGATTATATCAAAAAGCAACGTCTG